In Megalobrama amblycephala isolate DHTTF-2021 linkage group LG9, ASM1881202v1, whole genome shotgun sequence, the sequence TCATCTCCAGAGTCTCTCCAAATGTTGTAGTTCACAACAGCATTTTCATCTACATCACGATCAGAAGCAGACACAGAAAACAAAGATCTCCCTGGAATATTGTTTTCCATCACATAAAAAGCATAGGGCGAAAGAGAAAATTGTGGACTATTATCATTAACATCTGATACCTGCACAGTTATAGTTTTAACCGAAGACAGAGGTGGCTGCCCAGCATCTTTGGCTACTAACGTGATGTCATAGTGAGGTACAGTTTCTCTATCAAGAGTTGAGGCTGTAACCAGCGCGTAAATGTTATCTTGAGATGATGCCGTTAGCCTGAAAGGTATGTCTTCAGTAATGTAGCACAACACTTTCCCATTTACACCAGAGTCCAGATCACTGATGCTGATCAAGGCCACAGTGGTTCCAATTTTAGAGTCTTCACGCACTGCGCTTGAAAATGATGTGACTTCTATCTCAGGCACATTGTCATTTACATCAATGATTTTTATGGTTATACTCTTATCTGATGTGAGAGGAGCAGATCCTTTGTCTGATGCCTGGATGTCTACTTCAAAGTTATTCATCTCTTCAAAATCTATCAAGCCAATCACAACCATTTCCCCAGTACTGGAGTTTAAATCAAAAAGTTGTACTATCCTATTGTCTATATCCTTtccaaatgaataaaaaacttCTCCATTTGAACCATCATCCATGTCAGTAGCATTAACCTGTATTACAGTTGTGCCTACTGGGACATTTTCTTTAAGCGTTACAGAGTACACTTCCTGTGTGAAAACCGGCATGTTGTCATTAACATCCAAAACATCAACTATTATCTCCATTGTTCCAGACTTTGCGGGTCGCCCTCCATCGAGCGCAGTAAGATGTAGCTTGTGTCTCCGGCTGGTTTCTCTATCCAAAGGCTTTTGAAGAATTAAAAAGGGCATTTTTAGATCTTCTCCGCGATCTTTAACCTCTATGCGGAAATTATCATTATGACTGAGTTTATATTGTTGAACAGAGTTCATGCCGCCATCGGGATCCCGCGCCGCCTGTAACTGATACCGAGCTCCAGGTAGGGCAGATTCCGATATTTCCAAACGCTTTTCTTTCTCTGGGAATGTCGGTGCATGGTCATTGACGTCCACGATTTCAATCGACACGTAGTGAATCTCTAACGGGTTTTCTAGCGCAATTTTCAGATTGATGATGCACGAGCTGCTTCTCTCGCACACCACTTCGCGATCTATTTTTCCATTTACGCTTAAAATCCCGTCATTCTGGTTTACCGTAAACAGCGAGTCGCCTGAGGTTGAAACGATTCGAAATCCCCTCTCCTTTAGCGTTCTGGGATCGAGACCTAAATCCTTCGCAAGGTTTCCGATCACAGTACCGTCTGTTTGCTCCTCGGCAAGAGAATATCGTATTTGTGCGCAGACTCCTCTCCAAAACAGCATTCCCAATGCCATGAATGTAAGTCTGAGGCGCCATGACGAACGCACCCTTTGTTGCATTTTGCAGGAAATTAAAACGCCGTTTAAAGATGTTCCACTCGCATAAAATTTGGACCCATAACAAAGATAAGCACTGACCATAAAACTCCTTTTTTGTGTCAGAGAATCCTTAAGAAATGAGGAAGCGCTTGGCGGGCGTGAAGGCGATGTCCACAGCGATCATAACGAACTTATGGAGAGAGCGAATGAAACGACCAACAGACGATGCCACGTCAGGTCTGTATTTGTGGTGTGCACTGACACCGTgcgaatttattttttactgcaAACGAACTGAGAAATAACAAATCAGTAGAGAGTTCAGCTAAGTCGGAAAACACGTTTATCTGGCGAAACGGTTAACTTTTTTAAAGAACatataatagaaataataataataaaaacacacatattTACTGAAAGCATAACagatgtacaggtgctggtcatataattagaatatcgtgaaaaagttcattttttttattgtaaattatttttaaaaatgaaactttcatatattctagattccctacatgtaaagtaaaacatttcaaaaggttttttttttctttttctttttttcttttttcttttattttgatgattagagcgtacagctcatgaaagtccaaaatccagtatctcaaaatattagaatatttcctaagattaatcaaaaaatggattttcaaaacagaaaagttcaagttctttaaagtaagttcatttgtacactcaatacttggtcggcagcacatattacaacaaatgacttgctcctagcacaaattacagcatcagtgaagtgtggcatggaagtgatcagcctgtggcactgctgaggcactattgagccttcagatcatctgtatattgttggatcgactgtttctcatctttctcttgaaaatatcccatagattcaggggtcaggcatgttggctggccaataaaacacagtaatatggtcagcaaaccacttggaagtggtttttgcactgtgggcaggtgctaaagtcctgctggaaaaggaaatcagcatctccataaagcttgtcagcagatggaagcataaagtgctccaaaatctcctggaagatggctgcattgactttgcacttcataaaacacaatggaccaacaccagcagatgtcatggccctccaaatcattactaacttcagaaacttcccactagacttcaagcagcttggattctgtgcctctccagtcttccttcagactctgggaccatgatttcaacatgaaatgcaaaatttacttttatctgaaaagaggactttcgaccactgttcactgtccagttctttttctccttagcccaggtaagatgcttctgatgttgtttctgtttcagaagtggcttggtagtccttttcctgaagatgtctgagtgtggtgactcttgatgcgctgactccggcttcatttgactcattgtgaagctctcccaagtgtttgaatcggctttacttgacagtattctcaagcttgtggtcatccctgttgcttgtgcacatttgcctacccaatttcttccttctagtcaactttgcatttaatatgctttgatatttcactctataaacagccaccacattcagtaatgaccttctgtcacttactctctttgtggagggtgtcaatgattgtctcctggaccattgccaagtcagcagtcttccccattagtgtggtttcaaagaacaagagatacccggaatttatactgtagggatggtcatttaatgaaactcaaatgtaaatattctaatattttgagatactggattttggactttcattagctgtacgctctaatcaacaaattaaaaaaaaaaaaaaaaaaaaaaaaaaaaaaaacttttgaaatgttttactttacatgtagggaatctagtataaatgaaagtttcattttttaaaataatttacaataaaaaaatgaactttttcacaatattctaattatatgaccagcacctgtatgtctAAATGGCGTACAAGAAGTGATTACAATTACTGCCTGTAAACAATTCTAGTTTTGCATTTCATGCCAATCAAAACAGTTCACTTTTACATAGACCTAAAGGGCAATCTCTTCAAGTTAACTTGAGATCATTTAAATGTGACCTtgaaccacaaaaccagtcatatgggtaaattttttgaaattgagatttatacatcatcttaagctttccattgatgtatggtttgttaggataggacaatatttggccgagatacaactactTGAAAATCtcgaatctgagggtgcaaaaaaatcaaaatattgagaaaatcgcctttaaagttgtccaaatgaagtccttagtaatgcatattacttacaaatatatatgtgtgtatatatatatatatatatatatatatatatatatatttacagtaggaaatttacaaaatatctttgtgGAACATgatatttaatgatttttagcataaaagaaaaatcgataattttgacccatgcAATGTATTGTTgactattgctacaaatatacccgtgcgacttatgactggttttgtgctccagggtcacaaataagCAATCAATGGCATTACAAAGTAAAACCAATAACCCTAACCCTTCTCTGGGTAAAAACTACGTAGATACttataaataatcaaattaaactTCAGTTATATGTACACTCCTGGgcccaaatatgaaaaaatgGCCAAGTCCAAAATGGCTAAACACAAAGCTTTTAATTGTCCCAAccacaaattattaaaatgagcAAAATGTAAGTAAATGCAGTACTTAAAAAGCTGTTGCTGTCTCAGAAAAACATTAAAGACAGAATGAAGTTTTGGCAAAATATGGGAAGTTGTGTGTGGAGTGATAAATCACAATGAAACACAAGTTGCATGGTGGTGCTTCAGAGCGGTGTTTTTAAAAATCTGCTAAGAAATATAATGATAAATGCATCTCTACCACAGTGAAGCATGGAGGAGGAGTCATTGTGTGGGGAGCCTTTTTAGTTGTTGGTATCGGTGAGCTGCTTCACTGTGAAATATCATTTAATGCTTTAGAGTACAGGAGAATATTGCAGAATGGCTTCCTCCCCTTAAACGAAAAGTTATCTAAAGAGGAATGATcagatgttttttgttgttgttgttgttgttgttttttcaacaAAAGACAGTGCTCCTGCCCAAATTGCAAAGACAACCAAGAAGTGGCTTGAGAACAAGTCCAACATGTTTTGGTCAGAATCCAGATTTCAACTCTGTAGTGAATATTTGGCCTCACATTAAACTCAAACTAACTGGGAGACATTTTTCGACTTTCTTGAACGTTTTGAAGCCATTTACATTGAGTGGAACAACACTGACTCTTCTTCTTGTAAAAAGCTGTCTGCAAGTTTACCcacacacactgtaaacatttaaagaaaacaaaggcGAAGGCTATTTGGTGCTAAGTTACTTTATCTACAGTATCTGTGCAATTCGtgctaatttcctgaccagtgatttgtgattaaaatggttaagaccattaaaagaacactaaatattttaacagaaacTCATCTAAAtctccaacataactgaacattaaacagaGACTCAGAAATCCACTGTCCAGTTTTAGTTAATGTCAACAAAAATTATTCAAGTAGTACCAACATGAAAGATTGATAGAGATCAATTTGTTGAGACAAATAGTTATAATCTGTTTGTCTCAAAATTGATCTCTATCATCCTCAAGAAGTTCAGATGTACTACTGTCCAACAGAAAAGAACTTGCATCAAAAAGACATATTCTTAACAACACTGcaagatagacagatagagacGTCCTGTGAAACCTTAAAGTTTCTTACCTCTCCAGAATCTCTCCTCCTGCGATCTGGTATCACTAGAGTATTCCTATTACTGCCTGGTGCAATTGTAGAACCGATACTCATTCTGGGTCCAACTAACATGTACCGTTTGTCTCCAGATCTGTACTGGATGCTGTGACACAGAGTCCCGTCGTAATTTGTGTCCTGCAAATACTTGGACGAATAGTCTGTAGATTTGGAGCACTGCATTACAATCAACACGATGATGCTGATGACAAAAAGCACTGAAACCGAGCCCAAAGTGATGATCAAATAAAACGTCACGTCATTTTCCTCCTCGTTTTTTACTGCGTTTTTCACATCAGAAGCTGCAAAAGCCTCTTTGGGCTCCACAACTTTGACAATCACAGTCGCTGTTGCTGAGAGTGAAACGTTCCCATTGTCTTTGACCAGTATGAGCAGTTTATGCTGGGCCTCGTCTGTTTCTGTGAATGAGCGAAGGGTCCTTATCTGTCCTGTATAGCGGTCCAAACCAAAGAGACTGTGCTCACTAACTTCCTGCAGTGAAAACAATAACCAGCCGTTGTATCCTATATCTGCGTCATAGGCTCTGACTTTAGTCACCAAATGACCTGCGTTCACATTACGGGGAATCTCTTCCATACCCTCAGCAGAACCGTTAGTGCTGACTGGATATAAGATCACTGGAACGTTGTCGTTCTGATCCAGAATAAACACGTTCACAGTCACGTTACTGCTCAGAGATGGACTTCCAGAGTCTGTAGCGAGTACATGAAACTGGAACGTTTTAAGAGTTTCAAAATCAAAACTCTTTAGTGCATAAATCTCTCCATTTTCAGAGTTAATGTTAATGAAAGACGTGTATTTGTTTTCTACACCATCTCTCCATATTTGATAGCTGACCACACTGTTTTCACCTATATCTTTATCAGAGGCAGACACAGAAAATAAAGATTTGCCTGGAACATTATTCTCAATCACATAAAATGCATAAGGAGAAAAGGAGAATTCTGGACTGTTGTCATTTACATCTGATACCTGGACAGTTATAGATTTAACAGAAGACAATGGTGGTTGACCAGCGTCTTTAGCTTCTAATGTGATATCATAACGAGAAATTGTCTCTCTGTCAAGAGATGATGTTGTCACTAATGAGTATGTGTTTTCTTGAGAGGACGGCATTAGTTTGAAAGGTATGTCCTCAGGTAATGAACAGGTGACTCTCCCATTTATGTCAGAATCTAAATCAGAGACACTTATTAAAGCCACCGTTGTGCCAGGTTTAGAGTCTTCAGGAACGGCACTCGAGAATGATGTTACTTCTATCTGAGGTGCATTGTCATTCACATCAgcaatttttataattatacttTTATCTGTTGTTAGAGGAACAGTT encodes:
- the LOC125275557 gene encoding protocadherin alpha-8-like isoform X19, which gives rise to MVSAYLCYGSKFYASGTSLNGVLISCKMQQRVRSSWRLRLTFMALGMLFWRGVCAQIRYSLAEEQTDGTVIGNLAKDLGLDPRTLKERGFRIVSTSGDSLFTVNQNDGILSVNGKIDREVVCERSSSCIINLKIALENPLEIHYVSIEIVDVNDHAPTFPEKEKRLEISESALPGARYQLQAARDPDGGMNSVQQYKLSHNDNFRIEVKDRGEDLKMPFLILQKPLDRETSRRHKLHLTALDGGRPAKSGTMEIIVDVLDVNDNMPVFTQEVYSVTLKENVPVGTTVIQVNATDMDDGSNGEVFYSFGKDIDNRIVQLFDLNSSTGEMVVIGLIDFEEMNNFEVDIQASDKGSAPLTSDKSITIKIIDVNDNVPEIEVTSFSSAVREDSKIGTTVALISISDLDSGVNGKVLCYITEDIPFRLTASSQDNIYALVTASTLDRETVPHYDITLVAKDAGQPPLSSVKTITVQVSDVNDNSPQFSLSPYAFYVMENNIPGRSLFSVSASDRDVDENAVVNYNIWRDSGDENKYASFININSENGEIYALKSFDFETLNTFQFQIIATDSGSPSLSSNVTVNVFILDQNDNVPVILYPVSANGSAEGVEEIPRNVNAGHLVTKVRAYDADIGYNGWLLFSLQEVSEHSLFGLDRYTGQIRTLRSFTETDEAQHKLLILVKDNGNVPLSATATVIVKVVEPKEAFAASDVKNAVKDEEENDVTFYLIVTLGSVSVLFVISIIVLIVMQCSKSTDYSSKYLQDTNYDGTLCHSIQYRSGDKRYMLVGPRMSIGSTIAPGSNRNTLVIPDRRRRDSGESTLKFGPYGGVIRDAGCSRSSGPELAHRLQCSRIKTIIQLKQPEDNEGGEVSPPVGAGVDSNSWHFRYGPGPGGPPHLKPGEVPPEAFIIPGSPAIISIRQGQDGDDKSDFITFGKKEEKKKKKKKKEKKDKREKGKDDDD
- the LOC125275557 gene encoding protocadherin alpha-8-like isoform X3; translated protein: MVSAYLCYGSKFYASGTSLNGVLISCKMQQRVRSSWRLRLTFMALGMLFWRGVCAQIRYSLAEEQTDGTVIGNLAKDLGLDPRTLKERGFRIVSTSGDSLFTVNQNDGILSVNGKIDREVVCERSSSCIINLKIALENPLEIHYVSIEIVDVNDHAPTFPEKEKRLEISESALPGARYQLQAARDPDGGMNSVQQYKLSHNDNFRIEVKDRGEDLKMPFLILQKPLDRETSRRHKLHLTALDGGRPAKSGTMEIIVDVLDVNDNMPVFTQEVYSVTLKENVPVGTTVIQVNATDMDDGSNGEVFYSFGKDIDNRIVQLFDLNSSTGEMVVIGLIDFEEMNNFEVDIQASDKGSAPLTSDKSITIKIIDVNDNVPEIEVTSFSSAVREDSKIGTTVALISISDLDSGVNGKVLCYITEDIPFRLTASSQDNIYALVTASTLDRETVPHYDITLVAKDAGQPPLSSVKTITVQVSDVNDNSPQFSLSPYAFYVMENNIPGRSLFSVSASDRDVDENAVVNYNIWRDSGDENKYASFININSENGEIYALKSFDFETLNTFQFQIIATDSGSPSLSSNVTVNVFILDQNDNVPVILYPVSANGSAEGVEEIPRNVNAGHLVTKVRAYDADIGYNGWLLFSLQEVSEHSLFGLDRYTGQIRTLRSFTETDEAQHKLLILVKDNGNVPLSATATVIVKVVEPKEAFAASDVKNAVKDEEENDVTFYLIVTLGSVSVLFVISIIVLIVMQCSKSTDYSSKYLQDTNYDGTLCHSIQYRSGDKRYMLVGPRMSIGSTIAPGSNRNTLVIPDRRRRDSGESTLKFVLQLPHDPQFSGTIINQSLHKQFGPYGGVIRDAGCSRSSGPELAHRLQCSRIKTIIQLKQPEDNEGGEVSPPVGAGVDSNSWHFRYGPGPGGPPHLKPGEVPPEAFIIPGSPAIISIRQGQDGDDKSDFITFGKKEEKKKKKKKKEKKDKREKGKDDDD
- the LOC125275557 gene encoding protocadherin alpha-8-like isoform X6, with the translated sequence MVSAYLCYGSKFYASGTSLNGVLISCKMQQRVRSSWRLRLTFMALGMLFWRGVCAQIRYSLAEEQTDGTVIGNLAKDLGLDPRTLKERGFRIVSTSGDSLFTVNQNDGILSVNGKIDREVVCERSSSCIINLKIALENPLEIHYVSIEIVDVNDHAPTFPEKEKRLEISESALPGARYQLQAARDPDGGMNSVQQYKLSHNDNFRIEVKDRGEDLKMPFLILQKPLDRETSRRHKLHLTALDGGRPAKSGTMEIIVDVLDVNDNMPVFTQEVYSVTLKENVPVGTTVIQVNATDMDDGSNGEVFYSFGKDIDNRIVQLFDLNSSTGEMVVIGLIDFEEMNNFEVDIQASDKGSAPLTSDKSITIKIIDVNDNVPEIEVTSFSSAVREDSKIGTTVALISISDLDSGVNGKVLCYITEDIPFRLTASSQDNIYALVTASTLDRETVPHYDITLVAKDAGQPPLSSVKTITVQVSDVNDNSPQFSLSPYAFYVMENNIPGRSLFSVSASDRDVDENAVVNYNIWRDSGDENKYASFININSENGEIYALKSFDFETLNTFQFQIIATDSGSPSLSSNVTVNVFILDQNDNVPVILYPVSANGSAEGVEEIPRNVNAGHLVTKVRAYDADIGYNGWLLFSLQEVSEHSLFGLDRYTGQIRTLRSFTETDEAQHKLLILVKDNGNVPLSATATVIVKVVEPKEAFAASDVKNAVKDEEENDVTFYLIVTLGSVSVLFVISIIVLIVMQCSKSTDYSSKYLQDTNYDGTLCHSIQYRSGDKRYMLVGPRMSIGSTIAPGSNRNTLVIPDRRRRDSGESTLKPKVPSADWRYSASLRAGMQSSVHMEESSVMQGAQGVLVQNWPTVSSAPDNEGGEVSPPVGAGVDSNSWHFRYGPGPGGPPHLKPGEVPPEAFIIPGSPAIISIRQGQDGDDKSDFITFGKKEEKKKKKKKKEKKDKREKGKDDDD
- the LOC125275557 gene encoding protocadherin alpha-8-like isoform X2; the protein is MVSAYLCYGSKFYASGTSLNGVLISCKMQQRVRSSWRLRLTFMALGMLFWRGVCAQIRYSLAEEQTDGTVIGNLAKDLGLDPRTLKERGFRIVSTSGDSLFTVNQNDGILSVNGKIDREVVCERSSSCIINLKIALENPLEIHYVSIEIVDVNDHAPTFPEKEKRLEISESALPGARYQLQAARDPDGGMNSVQQYKLSHNDNFRIEVKDRGEDLKMPFLILQKPLDRETSRRHKLHLTALDGGRPAKSGTMEIIVDVLDVNDNMPVFTQEVYSVTLKENVPVGTTVIQVNATDMDDGSNGEVFYSFGKDIDNRIVQLFDLNSSTGEMVVIGLIDFEEMNNFEVDIQASDKGSAPLTSDKSITIKIIDVNDNVPEIEVTSFSSAVREDSKIGTTVALISISDLDSGVNGKVLCYITEDIPFRLTASSQDNIYALVTASTLDRETVPHYDITLVAKDAGQPPLSSVKTITVQVSDVNDNSPQFSLSPYAFYVMENNIPGRSLFSVSASDRDVDENAVVNYNIWRDSGDENKYASFININSENGEIYALKSFDFETLNTFQFQIIATDSGSPSLSSNVTVNVFILDQNDNVPVILYPVSANGSAEGVEEIPRNVNAGHLVTKVRAYDADIGYNGWLLFSLQEVSEHSLFGLDRYTGQIRTLRSFTETDEAQHKLLILVKDNGNVPLSATATVIVKVVEPKEAFAASDVKNAVKDEEENDVTFYLIVTLGSVSVLFVISIIVLIVMQCSKSTDYSSKYLQDTNYDGTLCHSIQYRSGDKRYMLVGPRMSIGSTIAPGSNRNTLVIPDRRRRDSGESTLKFVLQLPHDPQFSGTIINQSLHKQPKVPSADWRYSASLRAGMQSSVHMEESSVMQGAQGVLVQNWPTVSSAPDNEGGEVSPPVGAGVDSNSWHFRYGPGPGGPPHLKPGEVPPEAFIIPGSPAIISIRQGQDGDDKSDFITFGKKEEKKKKKKKKEKKDKREKGKDDDD
- the LOC125275557 gene encoding protocadherin beta-15-like isoform X41, with amino-acid sequence MVSAYLCYGSKFYASGTSLNGVLISCKMQQRVRSSWRLRLTFMALGMLFWRGVCAQIRYSLAEEQTDGTVIGNLAKDLGLDPRTLKERGFRIVSTSGDSLFTVNQNDGILSVNGKIDREVVCERSSSCIINLKIALENPLEIHYVSIEIVDVNDHAPTFPEKEKRLEISESALPGARYQLQAARDPDGGMNSVQQYKLSHNDNFRIEVKDRGEDLKMPFLILQKPLDRETSRRHKLHLTALDGGRPAKSGTMEIIVDVLDVNDNMPVFTQEVYSVTLKENVPVGTTVIQVNATDMDDGSNGEVFYSFGKDIDNRIVQLFDLNSSTGEMVVIGLIDFEEMNNFEVDIQASDKGSAPLTSDKSITIKIIDVNDNVPEIEVTSFSSAVREDSKIGTTVALISISDLDSGVNGKVLCYITEDIPFRLTASSQDNIYALVTASTLDRETVPHYDITLVAKDAGQPPLSSVKTITVQVSDVNDNSPQFSLSPYAFYVMENNIPGRSLFSVSASDRDVDENAVVNYNIWRDSGDENKYASFININSENGEIYALKSFDFETLNTFQFQIIATDSGSPSLSSNVTVNVFILDQNDNVPVILYPVSANGSAEGVEEIPRNVNAGHLVTKVRAYDADIGYNGWLLFSLQEVSEHSLFGLDRYTGQIRTLRSFTETDEAQHKLLILVKDNGNVPLSATATVIVKVVEPKEAFAASDVKNAVKDEEENDVTFYLIVTLGSVSVLFVISIIVLIVMQCSKSTDYSSKYLQDTNYDGTLCHSIQYRSGDKRYMLVGPRMSIGSTIAPGSNRNTLVIPDRRRRDSGESTLKFVLQLPHDPQFSGTIINQSLHKQFGPYGGVIRDAGCSRSSGPELAHRLQCSRQ
- the LOC125275557 gene encoding protocadherin gamma-A11-like isoform X43, which gives rise to MVSAYLCYGSKFYASGTSLNGVLISCKMQQRVRSSWRLRLTFMALGMLFWRGVCAQIRYSLAEEQTDGTVIGNLAKDLGLDPRTLKERGFRIVSTSGDSLFTVNQNDGILSVNGKIDREVVCERSSSCIINLKIALENPLEIHYVSIEIVDVNDHAPTFPEKEKRLEISESALPGARYQLQAARDPDGGMNSVQQYKLSHNDNFRIEVKDRGEDLKMPFLILQKPLDRETSRRHKLHLTALDGGRPAKSGTMEIIVDVLDVNDNMPVFTQEVYSVTLKENVPVGTTVIQVNATDMDDGSNGEVFYSFGKDIDNRIVQLFDLNSSTGEMVVIGLIDFEEMNNFEVDIQASDKGSAPLTSDKSITIKIIDVNDNVPEIEVTSFSSAVREDSKIGTTVALISISDLDSGVNGKVLCYITEDIPFRLTASSQDNIYALVTASTLDRETVPHYDITLVAKDAGQPPLSSVKTITVQVSDVNDNSPQFSLSPYAFYVMENNIPGRSLFSVSASDRDVDENAVVNYNIWRDSGDENKYASFININSENGEIYALKSFDFETLNTFQFQIIATDSGSPSLSSNVTVNVFILDQNDNVPVILYPVSANGSAEGVEEIPRNVNAGHLVTKVRAYDADIGYNGWLLFSLQEVSEHSLFGLDRYTGQIRTLRSFTETDEAQHKLLILVKDNGNVPLSATATVIVKVVEPKEAFAASDVKNAVKDEEENDVTFYLIVTLGSVSVLFVISIIVLIVMQCSKSTDYSSKYLQDTNYDGTLCHSIQYRSGDKRYMLVGPRMSIGSTIAPGSNRNTLVIPDRRRRDSGESTLKTMRVERSLPP
- the LOC125275557 gene encoding protocadherin gamma-A11-like isoform X42; the encoded protein is MVSAYLCYGSKFYASGTSLNGVLISCKMQQRVRSSWRLRLTFMALGMLFWRGVCAQIRYSLAEEQTDGTVIGNLAKDLGLDPRTLKERGFRIVSTSGDSLFTVNQNDGILSVNGKIDREVVCERSSSCIINLKIALENPLEIHYVSIEIVDVNDHAPTFPEKEKRLEISESALPGARYQLQAARDPDGGMNSVQQYKLSHNDNFRIEVKDRGEDLKMPFLILQKPLDRETSRRHKLHLTALDGGRPAKSGTMEIIVDVLDVNDNMPVFTQEVYSVTLKENVPVGTTVIQVNATDMDDGSNGEVFYSFGKDIDNRIVQLFDLNSSTGEMVVIGLIDFEEMNNFEVDIQASDKGSAPLTSDKSITIKIIDVNDNVPEIEVTSFSSAVREDSKIGTTVALISISDLDSGVNGKVLCYITEDIPFRLTASSQDNIYALVTASTLDRETVPHYDITLVAKDAGQPPLSSVKTITVQVSDVNDNSPQFSLSPYAFYVMENNIPGRSLFSVSASDRDVDENAVVNYNIWRDSGDENKYASFININSENGEIYALKSFDFETLNTFQFQIIATDSGSPSLSSNVTVNVFILDQNDNVPVILYPVSANGSAEGVEEIPRNVNAGHLVTKVRAYDADIGYNGWLLFSLQEVSEHSLFGLDRYTGQIRTLRSFTETDEAQHKLLILVKDNGNVPLSATATVIVKVVEPKEAFAASDVKNAVKDEEENDVTFYLIVTLGSVSVLFVISIIVLIVMQCSKSTDYSSKYLQDTNYDGTLCHSIQYRSGDKRYMLVGPRMSIGSTIAPGSNRNTLVIPDRRRRDSGESTLKFGPYGGVIRDAGCSRSSGPELAHRLQCSRQ
- the LOC125275557 gene encoding protocadherin beta-15-like isoform X25, with product MVSAYLCYGSKFYASGTSLNGVLISCKMQQRVRSSWRLRLTFMALGMLFWRGVCAQIRYSLAEEQTDGTVIGNLAKDLGLDPRTLKERGFRIVSTSGDSLFTVNQNDGILSVNGKIDREVVCERSSSCIINLKIALENPLEIHYVSIEIVDVNDHAPTFPEKEKRLEISESALPGARYQLQAARDPDGGMNSVQQYKLSHNDNFRIEVKDRGEDLKMPFLILQKPLDRETSRRHKLHLTALDGGRPAKSGTMEIIVDVLDVNDNMPVFTQEVYSVTLKENVPVGTTVIQVNATDMDDGSNGEVFYSFGKDIDNRIVQLFDLNSSTGEMVVIGLIDFEEMNNFEVDIQASDKGSAPLTSDKSITIKIIDVNDNVPEIEVTSFSSAVREDSKIGTTVALISISDLDSGVNGKVLCYITEDIPFRLTASSQDNIYALVTASTLDRETVPHYDITLVAKDAGQPPLSSVKTITVQVSDVNDNSPQFSLSPYAFYVMENNIPGRSLFSVSASDRDVDENAVVNYNIWRDSGDENKYASFININSENGEIYALKSFDFETLNTFQFQIIATDSGSPSLSSNVTVNVFILDQNDNVPVILYPVSANGSAEGVEEIPRNVNAGHLVTKVRAYDADIGYNGWLLFSLQEVSEHSLFGLDRYTGQIRTLRSFTETDEAQHKLLILVKDNGNVPLSATATVIVKVVEPKEAFAASDVKNAVKDEEENDVTFYLIVTLGSVSVLFVISIIVLIVMQCSKSTDYSSKYLQDTNYDGTLCHSIQYRSGDKRYMLVGPRMSIGSTIAPGSNRNTLVIPDRRRRDSGESTLKFVLQLPHDPQFSGTIINQSLHKQFGPYGGVIRDAGCSRSSGPELAHRLQCSRIKTIIQLKQPEARSGDLSELCDEEESDTDFHSSAQIKHKSSLSAERGNDTVRGDAEVICRSKKEKLSTKRRPRERG